From the genome of Brassica oleracea var. oleracea cultivar TO1000 chromosome C4, BOL, whole genome shotgun sequence:
GCTAATGGGATTGTTTGTGGTGTACAGAAGAAAAGACCTGCTCCAACGAGCAGTTCGGGCGTTAGAAATGTTCCCCAGGAGAAGCGTCCTAAACCTGTGAGTGCCGTGAGAAGGAAAGTTGAGACTCTTAAGGATACAAGAGACTATTCCTTCTTGTTATCCGATGATGCGGAGCTTCCTGTTCCGAAGAGGGAGCCTCTGTCTCGAAGCGGCTCCTTTCGTAACTCTGGTAAGTTGTGTCTGCTACTTCTTTATTTGTTATAAGTGATGTTTTAAAGCATACCATTTTCATGGAGATAACTTAATACAGGTTTTTTGCTGATGTTGAAGAGTCTCAATCTGCTCAAGCGAGGCCTAAACAACAGTCATCAGGTATCAATGGTAGAGCTGCTCACGGTCCCCCTCCTCGTGAGGAGAAGAGACCCGTTGTTTCAGCAAATGGGCATTCAAGACCATCTTCCTCAGGCAGTCAAATGAATAATTCAAGACCGGGTGCTTCCTCGGGAAGCAAAATGCAGTCGAGACCTGTCTCAGGGAGACCAGCTTCCTCTGGTAGCAGCCAACTGCAGCATTCAAGACCGACTCCCTCTGGTAGGCAAATGCAGCAAAGGGCTGCGCCCTCCGGCAGCCAAAGACCTGGTTCCTCAATAAACCGCCAAGCACCCACAAGACCACAAGGTTCCTCGATGAATGGCCAATCAGCTAACCGAAATGGCCAGCCAAGTTCGAGATCAGCTCCTGCCAAGGAGGTGCCGATGGATCATAGGAGGCAGATGAGCAGCAGCGGCCATGGAGTTGGTCCTGCTAGGTCGGTGTCTACGTCTAAACCTTTACCTTCGAGGACGGCATTGGAGAGAAAGCCCTCCAGCTCGGCGGGAAAGAGCTCTCTCCAAAGTGCTCAGCGACCGTCCTCAAGACCAATGTCATCTGATCCCAGGCAACAACGGCTTGCAGAACAACAGAGAAAGGTTTCTCGTGACCCTACCACATCCCGTATGATCCCAAAACAATCAGCGCCTACTTCAAAACACCAGGTATCATGATTTTTTCTCTTTATCTCCTTTTAGCCAAGAACAAAAAGCTAGCAAAGGCTCTAATTTGTGAACTAACTTGTACAGATGATGAGTAAACCGGCGCCCAAGAGACCTCCACAACGTGATATAGATGACCGGAGGCCACTGAAGAAGAAGAAGCCTGCAGTAATGTCAGAGGATGCTAAGGCATTGAGCATGATTAGACAAATGTTCAAGTACTGCTTGTAACTGTTCTCCTATTCTCAGGTCCATTTTAAAAATTCTTCTGGCACTTATGAGTTTTGTGTTGTTTCAATCTCTCAGTACCGATCGTTATGCGGGGCGTGACTATGATGACCGAGACATGGAAGCGGGCTTTGACGATATCATGAAAGAAGAGAGAAGAAGGTAAACATCAAAATCTTGATCATGAGTTTCATTCAT
Proteins encoded in this window:
- the LOC106341790 gene encoding protein spt2, whose product is MHGYEEDLDEEAGYDDYYSDDNGLDEYEDDEEEQQEVPPKEELEYLELRQKIKESIRKKQGKGSVPPQSSQDRRKKLPYNDFGSFFGPSRPVISSRVIQESKSLLETEIKNSSQPKKRPAPTSSSGVRNVPQEKRPKPVSAVRRKVETLKDTRDYSFLLSDDAELPVPKREPLSRSGSFRNSESQSAQARPKQQSSGINGRAAHGPPPREEKRPVVSANGHSRPSSSGSQMNNSRPGASSGSKMQSRPVSGRPASSGSSQLQHSRPTPSGRQMQQRAAPSGSQRPGSSINRQAPTRPQGSSMNGQSANRNGQPSSRSAPAKEVPMDHRRQMSSSGHGVGPARSVSTSKPLPSRTALERKPSSSAGKSSLQSAQRPSSRPMSSDPRQQRLAEQQRKVSRDPTTSRMIPKQSAPTSKHQMMSKPAPKRPPQRDIDDRRPLKKKKPAVMSEDAKALSMIRQMFNTDRYAGRDYDDRDMEAGFDDIMKEERRSARIAREEDEKEARLIAEEEERERQRKLRKLRR